ACAGAATGAACAGTGAGGCACTTTTCTGTGTTTTgtctttttttaatatttttttttcatttcaaagGAATGAAATGAGATGAACTAGTCTGTTACCCCCAGCACTTTGATAGCTGTAGTAAAGCACAATGCCAATGTATTTCATTAACATGTAAGTCGTGAAAGGAAACTAGGAAATACCTTTTGGTTGATGTACTGCGTattaaccctgtatgtctccctctcctccaccaccagCCCTCTATGCCTTTGTGCTGACGGTGGCTGCCCTGGGGGCTGCAGTGCACCACAATATAGACCTCAGCTACATCCACAGCCACTTCCTCCAGCTGGCTGTGTcttccctgctctgctctgtcctgcttaGTGTCTACCTGTATGTCCGCTCTCGCTGGGCAACCCAGGACCTGCTGGCCCCTGGAGGAAACTCTGGTGagtgggtgttagtgtgtagttGTCACTGGTAAACATTCTTCTACATTCTGGGTGTGATATGATTCCATGAAATGGCTCTATTATGACATGGACCAGCATAAGGTTAAGAGCAAAGGTGAATTGATCCAGAGCTATAGAATTAGGTAAAGTATCCACCATTTTGGCATCAAATGTTCAATTAATTCTGACAGGAGAATGCATTCCAATCCTTGAGGTGAAAGCTGTATTTCTGTACTACCAATTTGCATGATGATGCCTCACAAATGGTCAACATAATATGATTAATTTGTTCTTCTCACCTCAGGGAGTGTTATTTATGACTTCTTCATGGGAAGTGAACTTAACCCCCGGATCAAAGGCTTTGATCTCAAATACTTCTGTGAGCTGCGCCCAGGATTGATTGGTTGGGTAAGtttgactgtagtgtactgaaatATTTCCATTAAAGTACTTTTCAGCTGTATATTAGAGACATTTAGTGTAGATTAAGCTGTTTATTTCCTCAAACACAACTGCAAAAACAAAATAAACTCTGTTCAATTTCCCATTCTGTTCATTACTCCCTCTAGTGGTAAAATGTAAACTGCTTTGAATAAATCCCAAAATAATTCTACTGTACATTTTGGAGCCAGTTTGTTTAACTGTCTGTTCAACGAGTGTTTAATCAGACCTGTGATCTTAATTCCATtactttacttttagatttgtgaatTGTTaggtactactgcactgttggagctaggaacacaagcatttctttACGCCTGCAGTAacttctgctaaatatgtgtatgtgaccaatacaatttgattagattttgaCATCTCTGTTCTGTCCAGCTGGTGATCAACGCTGCCATGGCTCTGGCTGAGATGCAACTCCACCACCTGGACTACCCCTCACCAGCCATGATCCTGGTCAACTGCTTCCACCTGCTCTATGTGCTTGATGCCTTCTGGCATGAGGTACAAAACCTGCTTTTTCTTTCTGCCTGATTTGGTGTTTAGTCCATTTATTTGGTTGTAATCTAATGGTGGATTGTTGCTCCCCAGGAGGGCGTGCTGAGCTATATGGATATTACCCATGATGGGTTTGGCTTCATGCTGGCATTTGGAGACTTGATGTGGGTCCCCTTCACCTTCAGTCTCCAAGCCTACTACCTGGTTCACCACCCCAATCACCTCTCTCTGCCCTGGATCGTAGGCATCGTCACTCTCAATGGTTAGTCGGTAGTACTGCCTCAGTACTCAGACCTTTAGTATTGGCTTATGTTCATATTAGTCCTACGTGTCATCTGTGATATTCTTTTTGTTGTATGACTAACAGTGACATTTTCTTTACATCATTTGTTAGTCATTGGATTTAGCATCTTCCGTAAAGCAAACTCACAGAAAAACTGCTTCAGAAGAAATCCATCAGACCCCACATTATCCCGTAAGTCCTCAGTCCCAGTGTATCTTATTCATGTATAAACATTAGCCATTTGCAGGCTCCCTGCCTTGATAAAGGGATGGAGTTAGTCCCCATCATGTTGTTGGACTCACTGCATCTCTGTGTTTTCCAGATCTGAAGACTATCCCTACTGCCACTGGGAAGAGTCTCCTGGTATCTGGTCTGTGGGGGCTAGTCCGTCACCCCAACTACCTGGGGGACCTCATCATGGCTCTGGCATGGTCCCTACCCTGTGGTGAGTGATGGCTAGTTCAGCTAGTTAAATCAGCTAGTTAGTTACCAGGTATTTGTTTTTTGTGTGCATGTTGTACTGACAAGGCATCAGAAACAGCCCAGTAAAGCTAGATGTGTTTTGATGGGTGTATAGTGCGAAGATGAGACACTGTAGTGTATGTTGACCTTTTGTGTTGTCTGTGGTTGACCTGTAGGGTTCACCCACATCCTGCCATACTTCTATGTGATCTACCTATCCATCCTACTGGTTCACCGGGAGGCCCGAGATGAGGCCCAGTGCAGGAGGAAGTACGGCTCGGCGTGGGATGACTACTGCCGAGAGGTCCGCTACCGCATCATCCCCAGAGTCTACTGAGGCCAATGCCACCCCTGCCCCCACGCCACGCCCTTCAGTTCTGCAAGCTTACGACTCATTTCATGGCTGCATGAGTTCACTGAGAAAAAACAAGTTGTTTGCAAGTTAGGTTGAGAACATTTGAATTTTGGAAAGGGGGAAGCTTGATTCTTGGAAGTACCACAGGAGCAGCTTTCTTTTCAAGTTACATGGTTTTAGGAAGGTAAACACTCATTGGCTGGCTGAATTTGGTTAATGCCTTTGTTTGGAGAGAAACATTTGAAAAAATAAGCCTCAGAATCTAgtgatgtgtatatatgtgtacattttttttactgaaagATACCTGTTAACATTTTATATTTGGTCTGTGTTAAAGTTTTCTTTGCTCCCATATTCGAAGTATACAATATTTTCTTGGCTTTTATTTTGAAGTATTTTGTAATGATACCTTTGGTATACATTACTTGTGTATATTGTGAATGATGGGATTTAAATGCTCTTTTTTCCCCCTGTACAGTTGACATAGGACTAACGTTCTCCCTTAGGATCACGACGTTGTCACAAAATTGCGTTTAGGTTTTTTGGGTCTTAAattatgtatatttttttatatagagATATGTAGCCTAGTGTTAACTGAGAgtgtaaaaaaaactgaaaatataTTTGGTGGTTTTAAATGCGCTATGCGAGATTGCGTTTTATACCCAAAGTCTATTATTTGTCTTTGCTACCTCAGGTTCTGTCAAATTCCTCCCCAGTCCTCTGGATGGTGGTGTTGCTTAGTGCTCCTGTGATAGTCACTGTTTCAGAGGGAAGACAACCCATCTGTTATTAAATCTACATACACATCATCTTATTTAAAACCATTAGAATTTGCAAAGGCGCTTATAGACAGTATCCGTTCAAGCACCACAAACCTTAAGTTATTTAAGACCgtactttaaaaaataaaatgtgtcaATAATGacgtgatttttttttaatgttcctTTATTTTATTCAAGTATTTTCACCAAGTTTTATACTGTGACATTCTGCACAATGCTGTGTAGTGTGGTAGCCATCTGGCAACATTGGTGTTTTATCCTGTGCATTCTCAAACCAAATCAAGTATTTTTATGTCAACTAGAATATGTGGCATTTTGTGACTGAATGCAATGTACATATTCTAAATGAGTTTttattttaagtaaaaaatatacAAGTTAATGGTAGTAATGATAGATATTGTTTCACAAGTAGATATTTAAAGTTACATTTGATTCTAACTGTTTTGTTTTTAAGTTAATTGCCTGAATTACCATTGTAGCCATTTTTGTTTACAGCTAGATCTGCTGTTATTACTGACTCAGTCATCTGAGAAGATTACTTGTGATTTGTCATTTATCATGAACTATTTCTCATTGAGCCACGTTCTGTACCCAACCCCTGTGTTTGTGATGGATGGGACTGGTAACTATATCCTGTTTTGGTCAGCTGGTAGTTTGTCAAAGCTAAAAGTTGGAAGTAACTAAGACTTTGGAAGACCCAAAGTTTTTGAATCGTTCAATTCTGGTGGAGACAGATCAAACCTGTGGCTGGAAAGCTTGCGTTGTACAAACATTTTGGCAAAAAATAAAGGTTTCCACTTACATTATCCCATGTTATTCAGAGGTGTCAAACTATTCAACAGATAGTGCATTATGTGAATAGTCAAACCGAACAATAGGAGGTAACTGGGAAAGTAAGCAGTTCAACACAACTGAGATGCAGTCAGGTGATGGGCTGTCCTCTAAGTCAGGAATGGGGCTAACTGCCTGCTGAGGTGTAGATCTGGACAGGACCAGAGACTATTCCCCCAGGCCCCTGCTGCAGACCCTCTGGGAATCAATTAGACATGACTAAATCTTGTGACCCATCACACTGACTGGTGTGAAGAGCAGTAAATCCCCAAAATGATCTAAAGGGACAGTTTAGTGTTTGTTTTTCTCAGTACGACACCACAGTGATGTAAAAGTCAcatctctgcaggtgtttggtAGCCTGGTCCAAGGTCTGATTGTGCTCTTGCCAGCTCCATTCTTCATTGTTAAACCAAACATTGTTTGGCATGACCATGAGTGACGAGTTTCAACCTAGTCTCGGAGCATTTGGTATTATTCCGTATGtaaatctgagacactccatttagaatATGTTACGTTGGGTATGATTACATAGGGCAAAAATGAAAGGTTGGTCGGGCATGTAAcacgaacgtctagcaacccaaaggttgcaagttcgaatcttaTCACGGACagctttagctaattagcaacttttcaactacttactactttttaattACTTTgcaactacactatatatacaaaagtatgtttctggacacccattcaaatgagtTGATACGGGTATTTCAgatacccattgctgacaggtgtataaaaacaagcacattggcagtagaatggccttaatgaagagttAAGGGACTTTCAACGTGGCGCCACCTTTCCATCAGTTtgtgaaatttctgccctgctagagctgtcccggtcaactgtaagtgctgttattgtgaagtgtcaACTTCTAGGACCAACAACGGCCCAGCTGCaaggtggtaggccacacaagctcacagaatgggaccgccaagtgctgaggcgcataaaaatcgtctgtcctcggttgcaacacactAGCAAGTTcccaactgcctctggaagcaatgtcagcacaagaactgttcgttgggagcttcatgaaatgggtttccatggccgaacagcagcacacaagcctaagatcaccatgtgcaatgccaagctttgactggagtggtgtaaagctcgccgtcattggactctggagcagtggaaacgtgtcctttggcgtgatgaatcacgcttcaccatctggtagtccgacggacaaatctgggtttggcagatgccaggagaacgcgacCTGCTCAAATGcccagtgccaactgtaaagtttggtggaggaggcataatggtctgggactgttttcaTGATTcaggctaggccctttagttccagtgaagggagatcttaacgctacaatatataatgacattctagatgattctgtgcttcaaactttgtggcaacagtttggggaaggccctttcctctttcagtatgacaatgcctctgtatacaaagcgagatccatacagaaatggtttgtcgagaacggtgtggaagaacttgactggcctgcacagagccctgacctcaaccccattgaacaactttgggttgaattggaaagccgactgcgagccaggcctaatcgccctacatcagtgcccaacctcactaatgctcttgtggctgaatgtatGCAAGTCCctccagcaatgttccaacatctagtggaaagccttcccagaagagtggaggctgttatagcagcaaagggggggacaaactccatattaatgcccatgattttggaataagacaTTCGAGAAGCAGGTGTcccgtgtccacatacttttggtcatgtagtgtacttagcatgttagctaaccctaaccttaacccttttagctaaccctaacccttaccttaacccttttagtttCCCCTAACGCTTCAGGAGGCAGCGCTTGAGCTCTGGCAGGATAGGAACAGAATAGGAAGCAGTGGTGGTCGCAGAGAAGTAGAGTTTAGCTGATCACCTCCCATACCCAGTGGTCTAGCCTGCAGTCGGCCTCCGTCTCTACTCTaggctctcttcctctctcctcactgttcTACCTCCCCCACAGACACCATCCCAACACCTAGTTGAGTTTAAGAAACAAGGTCACTCACTGACATGAAGTAGCATAGAGGTCAAGAAGTAACCGGCCAAATAAACATCGCACTTGATTTGCTTTTTTCCCGGTTTAATCCTGTTGTCTGTTGTCTTTTTAATTAGTGGTATATTTCCTTACTAGATCCTAGGGGATTGCAGCGAGATCATTATGGTATGTTAATTAATCTATAAATAATTTAGACTGTCATTTGAATAATCGCATGAACGGTAAGCACCTGTAAGATCCTATCCACTTTTAAACCTTAAACCTACCTTGCATTAAGTTTAAGAATCTGTGCAGTCTTGCTATGAGACCAATGCATGAAGATGTGTATTGTCCTCACAGACCCATCAAGTCCACTTGACCTGTACTTTGTgtacatctgtacaaacaatagtacgcaagtacaaaccCCATGGGACAATGCagatgtcataccgctcaggaaggagacgcgttctatctcctagagatgaacgtactttgttgcgaaaagtgcaaatcaatatcagaacaacagcaaaggaccttgtgaagatgctggaggaaacagggtcAAAAGTGTcaaaatccacagtaaaacgagtcctatatcgacatgaaaggacactcagcaaggaagaaaccacctCCAAAAacaccataaaaaatccagactacggtttgcaactgcacatggggacaaagatcgtactttttggagaaatgtcctctggtctgatgaaacaaaaattgaactgtttggccataatgaccatcgttatgtttggaggagaaagggggaggcttgcaagccgaagaacaccaaccgtgaagcacgggggtgtcagcatcatgttgtgtgggtgctttgcagcaggagggactggtgcacttcacaaaatagatgtcatcatgaggaaacaaaaattatgtggatatattgaagcaacatctcaagacatcagtcaggaagttaaagcttggtcgcaaatgggtcttccaaatggacaatgaccccaagtatacttccaaagttgtggcaaaatggcttaaggacaacaaagtcaaggtattgtagtggccatcacaaagccctgacctcaatcctatagaaaatgtgtgggcagaactgaaaaagtgtgtgcgagcaaggaggcctataaacctgactcagttacaccagctctgtcaggaggaatgggccaaaattcacccaacttattgtgggaagcttgtggaaggctacccgaaacgtttgacccaagttaaacaatttttaaaggcaatgctaccaaataataattgagtgcatgtaaacttctgacccactgggaatgtggtgaaagaaataaaagctgaaataaatcattccctctactattattctgtcatttcacattcttaaaataaagtggtgatcctatctgatctaagacagggaatttttactaggattaaatgtcaggaattgtgaaaaactgagtttaaatgtatttggctaaggtgtatgtaaacttccgacttcaactgtatacctcTATTGCTTAAACAGATTATATCACACAGAACAGGTTTTCATTTAGATTAGAATACATAAAGATATCTGTTTTGATTGTGTGTAGCATTCTAAGAGGTGTTTGGATTATACCTGCACTGTCCCATTTTCTTAACAGTTTCAAAACAGATAGGTCAGACCTGATTCGTTGGGTGCCATCAGTGAAATACCAGGAGTAAGTGAATGGGAGGCCCATAGTAAACTGTCAATTTGTTCCTAAGGTGACACACATTACCAGTGCATATCTGGAAGTCCCCAGACAAATCTAGTGTGCTGCAAAGCATCAGAGATTTACTCACTTTTTTAAATTAATGTAATAACTTTGCTATTCAATAAAGGTCGGCCTCATTATGTAACCCAATAGTATTTTATAACATCAAAGTAAAGCAGCATTGCTTTGCATTCAGCTGTGTTTACTCAGAATCACAACATGGAGGTCATGGTTTGTGGAATACAGGAGGGAGAAACGCTAGAACACAGAGGCTGCTGTTTTGACAAGGGTAATTGATTCTAAGAACTCTTTGAAGTGAGAAATGTTGAATCATAAAACAAGgtgattttttttctcctttgctgtttgttcttcccTTACGTAagcaaattgtttttttctgtcctGGCTGCTATTCATTTTCAGCAGTGCCAGAGTCCTCACTAGTGATAATAAAGAGTAAAACATAATTTTATGAAAAGGATTGGAGTTACTGTAATATTTGTTGACTATATTTGAAAACTCTCGAGGAAAAGCAGTATGTTCACAATCCTTGATTGCTGATAATTGAGAAATAGCTGCCtctattttagtttttttatgaAATGGATGGTGAGTTGTGAATTCTGTACCCTTGTCTGAAACTTACGGCATTGTTTAAACTTTACAGTAGACTTTGAAATGCACTTCCTTCTAAACTTCTCATTGTTCTCCATAGCTCATGTCAGGCATGGATTGAAGCATGCATGTACGCTGGGCCTGTCATGGTGGAATCTGTGTCTGACCATGTGCGTGTGTGACTGGGGTTCTGGTATTCTGACAGGTGCCGTAGGCAATATTTCTCTCTATCTTTGTCTCTTTCGTACTAAAGACAGAATGGAACAAGTGCCTATCACCATTTTCTCTTTGACAGCTATACCTgtggtgtgatatgtggtgcTATCAGCACTAAATAATGCAAATAGAATATTCATGATAGATTGAAGTGTTGAAATAATGAACATTTCAGGCTTTAGTGGCTGATGTCTCTTTGTTTGTTTCCCGTCACCCAAAGAATCCAGTTAAAACCCCTTTCTATTCGACTACAAGCCTCTAAATTCACTCCAGACACCTAACGCTTCATCCTTCTGCAACTAAGCAGGGTCAGAAATGTTTAAACAACCAGCTATGTATCTGTTAGCAGCAGGAAATTTCATCCAAACACGGTCAAGATCCAGCTCTGTAGGAGGGAAATTATAGGGTATAGGACGGTTCTGAAGTGACTGTGAAATGTACAATAATGCTATAGTGATAATCCACTTGAACACCAGATGCCGCAAGTGAGGCACAATCACTCCTGAGCTGCAGATGGTTCAAGTGCCATGGTAATTGTGTTCCTTTGGGGGTCCTACATCAGATCCAGGGGACTCAAATTGCAGAGCGAGAGAACTATCTCCTGAACTGGAGATAGAGCGTAGTAACGAAGATCATGAGGGAGATTCATTAGTGATAGCAGTGCTTGATTTCTCTGTTAATTAGACAGTGGTTGACTCAGCCGTCTAAATGttctacataggaaataggtGCTTGGGCTGCCACGCTTAAGTGAGCATCATTAGACACAACTGCTGTCTTATAGAAACCCAAAGAGCTGTCATTAGGAAAGTAATCTCACATCTTTTAATTGGAAAACTGGGAAAACTTTTTGGCTTTTTAGCATCAATGGAAAGACTATGACATTAAAGAACTCAAATCTATCACACCTCCGTTTTAGCACAATGCATCTGTAGGATGTAGATGAAATACGTCTTTCATGCAAATAGTGAGAATAACAGTCCAATAGCCTCTTAGTCTTTGTCAGACTCCTTTGTCAGTTGAAATAAAATGAAGCGTTTGACAGTGAGGAGGGGTTTGGAGCATGTTGGTGAGACAATGTTCTTTATTATGGAATGCATTGTGTGACAAATTGCTTTTCACTGTAGTTTGTAAGAGAGCAGAGAACATCTGTCAAAACTAGTGTGAAGGATGGCGTGACCTTTGAGATGCAAAGGGGGGTTTGTGCAGTCTATAATAAAACATAAATCGTTATTTTACAAAGTAAACGTGTACAGAATCTTTAGGCCACTGTGACAAGGTCAGAAGCAAGATGACAAGGAAGAATGTTGTAAGAATGGCCAGCTTTGATATTGTGAAAATGATCGAAAAACAATCATTTTCGGAGATGTTTGAAGTGTGGGTGTATGCAAACGGAAGGCATCATTAGGTGTGCATTAGAGCTTACAGCTGTGCAGTGCAGTAGATAGACAGTCAGGGTACTTTATGAtggagctaactgaagactaacATACTGTAGAAATGGGAGATAAGTCAATGCCACACCATTGATTGGATGTAAAGACAGCTAGCTCTCTTGTTCAATAGAGACTTCTCACATCTATTCTTTTACAAGACCTTACACATGTCTTTTATCATCTTCCTCATGTCAGTATGCACTAGAAACTGAGGCGGGCCACTCGATAGAAACAGCATTTGATCAATTGGCTGCAATTGGCAATAATATTGGAATAATTTCAGCCAAGCCATGCCAAGTGAATGCCCAGCCCACCACATTGAGTTGAGTAGAGTTTGTGAATGATATCATATCGCTGTAGAAGTTCTTGTGTGTTCCTCAAAACTCAGTGTGTGTTAGCTgggcttctctctcccctccagtgaAGAGGAGCTGACTGGTGTGACTGCTCATCTGAGCCTTCAGTCAGAACACCATAATTACGCTGCTCCAGATGGCTTGCATATTGTCTTGCTGTTGCCTAGGCTTGAAAATAGCTTTTAATCTTTAGCATACAATAAAATTGTCTCACTCAGCAGACGCGTCAATCTGCAGCTATTCTTAACATGTGTTTCTGTAATCCCTTATCACTACTGGGGAGCTTGGCCTTTCcgtatctctctcttgctcttgcttgctctcgctcgctctctctactctccccctccctctctcagcacTTGGCCCTGTGTAACAGAGAGTGACATGTGTGATTGTTCCTCTCCCCTCATAAGGAATTACAGTTGCGAGCGTGACTTCCTTTCGGGCTGTCTGTGTGCGGCTGGGCTCCTCGCGAGTCGCAGAACCTCAGTATAATCTCCATGATGTTGGCTGGGAGACATGCCTTCTGAGGTACccaacatcctctctctctctgtctttgagaCTCCATGACATCAATCTGTGTGTAGTTTGAATATCACTTCTCCtggcacaaacaaacacacacacacacacacacacacacacacacacacacacacacacacacacacacacacacacacacacacacacacacacacacacacatactggcacATACTGACTGAGTTGTCTTATTTCTCACACACCCCCATGCACTCCTCTGGGGCACGGAGGAGTT
The window above is part of the Salmo salar chromosome ssa15, Ssal_v3.1, whole genome shotgun sequence genome. Proteins encoded here:
- the lbr gene encoding delta(14)-sterol reductase LBR isoform X1, producing the protein MRMPSTKFQSGDTVMGRWPGSSLFYEVKVLSYDAKNQLYTVIYKDGTELELREADMKNPTGFKPSRRSRSRSHSPSRRRSRSRSPARTTRRSSSRTVSSTFIAETHNARKEPKLKEVLEVRLVPVAKPIENNINNKHEKTEENDTANKVNEKPAEMEPEKKVVESRYNLRRRKDDGDAKPAEQTEEVEQKPAVATAPITTELEFGGRLGVFCMTLLLPATVLGLMVVCSQEDASLMSSPPLPALDSLWDLQVFGMVVLWLLFQALLYVLPVGKVVEGMPLKNGERLKYRMNTLYAFVLTVAALGAAVHHNIDLSYIHSHFLQLAVSSLLCSVLLSVYLYVRSRWATQDLLAPGGNSGSVIYDFFMGSELNPRIKGFDLKYFCELRPGLIGWLVINAAMALAEMQLHHLDYPSPAMILVNCFHLLYVLDAFWHEEGVLSYMDITHDGFGFMLAFGDLMWVPFTFSLQAYYLVHHPNHLSLPWIVGIVTLNVIGFSIFRKANSQKNCFRRNPSDPTLSHLKTIPTATGKSLLVSGLWGLVRHPNYLGDLIMALAWSLPCGFTHILPYFYVIYLSILLVHREARDEAQCRRKYGSAWDDYCREVRYRIIPRVY
- the lbr gene encoding delta(14)-sterol reductase LBR isoform X2: MRMPSTKFQSGDTVMGRWPGSSLFYEVKVLSYDAKNQLYTVIYKDGTELELREADMKNPTGFKPSRRSRSRSHSPSRRRSRSRSPARTTRRSSSRTVSSTFIAETHNARKEPKLKEVLEAKPIENNINNKHEKTEENDTANKVNEKPAEMEPEKKVVESRYNLRRRKDDGDAKPAEQTEEVEQKPAVATAPITTELEFGGRLGVFCMTLLLPATVLGLMVVCSQEDASLMSSPPLPALDSLWDLQVFGMVVLWLLFQALLYVLPVGKVVEGMPLKNGERLKYRMNTLYAFVLTVAALGAAVHHNIDLSYIHSHFLQLAVSSLLCSVLLSVYLYVRSRWATQDLLAPGGNSGSVIYDFFMGSELNPRIKGFDLKYFCELRPGLIGWLVINAAMALAEMQLHHLDYPSPAMILVNCFHLLYVLDAFWHEEGVLSYMDITHDGFGFMLAFGDLMWVPFTFSLQAYYLVHHPNHLSLPWIVGIVTLNVIGFSIFRKANSQKNCFRRNPSDPTLSHLKTIPTATGKSLLVSGLWGLVRHPNYLGDLIMALAWSLPCGFTHILPYFYVIYLSILLVHREARDEAQCRRKYGSAWDDYCREVRYRIIPRVY